From Bacteroidota bacterium, the proteins below share one genomic window:
- a CDS encoding EamA family transporter, giving the protein MKKILLVAFLTFAAAFTPIAAKYTVAQISPLSLAFLRFGLATALLLLVCAHRKVNLKIEKEDYLKFLFTGFLVIPFNQIVFLVGIKLSAASHSGVLYSCTPMIVYICSIFLKHEKFQAKKIFTISLTIVGIFLIFYENIMNVHKDGHDILIGDILLFFAVLSFAMYLAFSKTLIVKYGSLKAQTVSFSVGSVMYIPIFLWDMHNINFSEVNFFGWLGYFHLAIIVAFASYFLYSYTTKFIHTSTLTTLTNMAPIFTLIFSWILLKESLSYFFMIGAVVTFIGVFLTQLMTMQQKNTKKQNNEPPKDQVEVTNL; this is encoded by the coding sequence ATGAAAAAAATTCTTCTCGTAGCATTCCTCACATTTGCAGCGGCATTTACTCCGATAGCCGCCAAATACACAGTTGCGCAGATATCTCCCCTTTCATTAGCATTCTTAAGATTCGGTTTAGCAACTGCATTGCTGCTTCTTGTGTGCGCTCACAGAAAAGTTAATTTAAAAATAGAAAAAGAGGACTACTTAAAATTTCTCTTTACTGGATTTTTAGTAATCCCCTTTAATCAGATTGTTTTTTTAGTCGGCATAAAATTATCGGCAGCTTCGCACTCGGGAGTTTTGTACTCCTGCACTCCAATGATAGTTTACATTTGTTCAATATTTCTGAAGCATGAAAAATTTCAGGCGAAGAAGATATTTACTATTTCTTTAACTATAGTCGGTATATTTCTGATATTTTATGAGAACATAATGAATGTACACAAAGACGGACACGATATTTTAATCGGAGACATACTTTTATTTTTTGCAGTGCTATCATTTGCGATGTATCTTGCGTTCAGCAAAACGTTAATAGTAAAATACGGTTCTTTAAAAGCACAGACGGTTTCGTTTTCAGTGGGAAGCGTTATGTACATTCCCATTTTTCTCTGGGATATGCATAACATAAATTTTTCTGAAGTTAATTTCTTCGGCTGGCTGGGATATTTTCATCTTGCAATAATCGTTGCCTTTGCAAGTTACTTTTTATATTCTTATACAACAAAGTTTATTCATACAAGCACGCTTACTACGCTTACAAATATGGCTCCTATTTTTACACTCATATTTTCCTGGATTTTATTAAAGGAAAGTTTATCTTATTTTTTTATGATTGGCGCAGTAGTAACCTTCATAGGAGTTTTCCTAACGCAGTTAATGACTATGCAGCAAAAAAATACGAAGAAACAAAACAATGAACCACCAAAAGATCAGGTAGAGGTGACAAATTTATAA
- a CDS encoding cation-efflux pump: MEETSKIKVKVALNSLFAAVFITGIKILAAYFSGSLAILTEVVNSGIDIFVCLVTIFSVKYAAKPADDDHNYGHEKAENISALIQVLFLFGTSSFIIYEAVQRIFLGKHPELNITAWTFAALLLSIGIDFFRARALNRIADETKSNALKADALHFSSDILSSMIVIVGLIFSFFGYDKADAISAFVVAIIIIILGLKMSKKAIDSLLDRVPPGLSEKIRYETLLIEGVEGIKNFRIRSTGPKIFIDMVITISRIIPFSKAHDIMDAVERRLNQLIDNADIVIHSEPVETDKETINDKIKMIVNGYGLKCHDIFSHKIGNEIFSELHVEVTDTNDLIKAHDRITELEEKIKSEIGIISNVKIHIDEPSNILYDTTDITGKSEDMIIEIKKIISLNNDVTSSGDYNVIITNGKIRVSLNCTFDYHYSLDEVHDIVTLLESKILAELKSRYPKLSNVIIHAEPNTINN; the protein is encoded by the coding sequence TTGGAAGAAACATCTAAAATAAAAGTTAAAGTTGCATTAAATTCTCTCTTTGCCGCGGTATTTATTACAGGGATAAAGATACTTGCTGCTTACTTCAGCGGAAGCTTGGCAATCCTTACTGAAGTAGTGAATTCCGGCATCGATATATTCGTATGTCTTGTTACAATTTTCTCAGTAAAATATGCAGCGAAACCTGCAGACGATGACCATAACTACGGACACGAAAAAGCAGAGAACATCTCTGCTCTCATTCAGGTGTTATTTTTATTCGGTACAAGTTCGTTTATTATTTATGAAGCTGTTCAAAGAATATTTTTAGGCAAACACCCTGAGCTGAATATAACAGCATGGACATTTGCTGCATTACTTTTATCAATCGGAATTGATTTTTTCCGAGCACGAGCATTGAACAGAATTGCCGATGAAACAAAATCAAATGCATTAAAAGCCGATGCTCTGCATTTCTCCTCTGATATTTTAAGTTCAATGATTGTTATAGTGGGATTGATATTCAGCTTTTTCGGATATGATAAAGCTGATGCAATCAGCGCATTTGTTGTTGCTATAATAATTATCATTCTCGGATTAAAGATGTCTAAGAAGGCAATAGATTCATTACTTGATAGAGTGCCTCCCGGGTTATCGGAGAAAATAAGATATGAGACTTTATTAATTGAAGGTGTTGAAGGAATAAAAAATTTCCGGATAAGAAGCACGGGACCGAAGATTTTTATTGATATGGTTATAACTATCAGCAGAATTATTCCATTCTCAAAAGCGCATGATATAATGGACGCAGTTGAAAGAAGACTGAATCAGTTGATTGATAATGCCGATATTGTAATCCACTCAGAGCCAGTTGAAACAGATAAAGAAACTATTAACGATAAAATAAAAATGATAGTGAACGGTTACGGCTTGAAGTGTCACGATATTTTTTCGCATAAAATCGGCAATGAGATTTTTTCCGAGCTTCACGTTGAAGTTACTGATACAAATGACTTAATAAAAGCTCACGACAGAATAACTGAACTGGAAGAAAAAATAAAATCAGAGATTGGGATTATTTCGAATGTCAAAATTCATATAGATGAGCCGAGCAATATATTATATGACACGACTGATATAACAGGAAAGTCAGAAGATATGATAATTGAAATTAAAAAAATCATAAGTCTGAACAACGATGTTACATCAAGCGGTGATTATAATGTAATTATTACAAACGGAAAAATAAGAGTGTCACTAAACTGCACATTCGATTATCATTATTCACTGGATGAAGTGCATGATATTGTTACTCTGCTAGAAAGTAAAATATTAGCGGAATTAAAGAGTAGATATCCGAAGCTTTCTAATGTAATTATACATGCGGAACCAAATACAATTAACAATTAA
- a CDS encoding Gfo/Idh/MocA family oxidoreductase — MKIKLGLFGVGHLGKVHLKLLKELAGERDDLEIIGINDINAENLSKISEEFGVTAFENRSELIEKINAGVIVTSTSAHYELAKELLSKGIHCFIEKPITDTIEEANELLEIFNKQKLTVQIGHIERFNPALLAIEKYNLTPLFIESHRLSQFNPRGTDVSVIKDLMIHDIDIILNLVKSKVKNISANGVAIITDKIDIANARIEFENGCVANVTASRISQKKMRKMRIFQQNAYISVDFAENTSEVFRLTKDAPQGSGGFAMSVGQIEKNGESLDIYYEKPKHEEINPLKFELNSFIDSIKNKSEPKVTLEDGMEALRVAEMIVNQIEETQKFKI, encoded by the coding sequence ATGAAAATAAAATTAGGGTTGTTTGGCGTCGGGCACTTGGGCAAAGTCCATTTAAAATTACTGAAAGAGCTTGCAGGCGAAAGAGATGATTTAGAGATTATTGGAATAAATGATATAAATGCCGAGAACTTATCAAAAATATCAGAAGAGTTTGGAGTTACAGCTTTTGAGAACAGAAGCGAGCTGATTGAAAAAATAAATGCCGGTGTAATTGTTACATCTACAAGCGCTCATTATGAGCTTGCTAAAGAGCTGCTATCAAAAGGAATACACTGCTTCATAGAAAAACCTATAACGGATACAATTGAAGAAGCGAATGAGCTGCTTGAAATTTTCAATAAGCAAAAACTGACTGTTCAGATTGGACATATTGAAAGATTCAATCCGGCTCTGCTTGCAATTGAAAAATATAATCTGACTCCTTTGTTTATTGAATCACACAGATTATCTCAGTTCAATCCCAGAGGAACAGATGTATCGGTAATAAAAGATTTAATGATACATGACATTGATATAATTCTGAACTTAGTAAAATCAAAAGTAAAAAATATTTCTGCAAACGGAGTTGCAATCATCACAGATAAAATTGATATTGCGAATGCCAGAATTGAATTTGAGAACGGATGTGTTGCAAATGTAACTGCTTCCAGAATTTCGCAGAAGAAAATGCGCAAGATGAGAATCTTCCAGCAGAATGCATATATCTCAGTTGATTTCGCAGAGAATACTTCTGAAGTTTTCAGACTTACTAAAGACGCTCCGCAGGGTTCGGGCGGATTTGCAATGAGTGTCGGACAGATTGAAAAGAACGGTGAAAGCTTAGATATATACTATGAGAAACCGAAGCATGAAGAAATAAATCCGCTGAAGTTTGAATTGAACTCGTTCATTGATTCGATAAAAAATAAATCAGAACCGAAAGTAACACTTGAAGACGGAATGGAAGCGTTAAGAGTTGCAGAGATGATTGTAAATCAAATTGAAGAAACACAAAAATTTAAAATCTGA